In the genome of Dermacentor silvarum isolate Dsil-2018 chromosome 1, BIME_Dsil_1.4, whole genome shotgun sequence, one region contains:
- the LOC119437291 gene encoding uncharacterized protein LOC119437291 translates to MHVIFTAFLFVSLAGSALAGPLDLCDHVESHREKIMELFKCILSSATPELEVQLKQLKPKLYCSNYYIVVKKVCHKKPFAVFMREYLSTPELYGELEKLAQGCQKTDATARVQPEQTEPTPGLRKRIVDYMMWLADKASAIKDAIIRRVTFNKASSA, encoded by the exons ATGCACGTGATATTTACAGCTTTCCTGTTCGTCTCCTTGGCAGGCAGCGCTCTTGCGGGTCCTTTGGACTTATGCG ACCATGTTGAAAGCCACAGAGAAAAAATCATGGAACTTTTCAAGTGCATCTTGTCGTCAGCAACGCCAGAG CTGGAGGTGCAGCTCAAGCAGCTCAAGCCAAAGTTGTACTGCAGCAACTACTACATAGTCGTGAAGAAAGTCTGTCACAAGAAACCATTC GCGGTATTTATGCGGGAGTACCTAAGT ACGCCGGAACTTTACGGCGAACTTGAAAAACTAGCCCAGGGGTGCCAGAAGACGGACGCAACTGCGCGCGTTCAGCCCGAGCAGACCGAGCCAACACCAGGATTGCGGAAGCGCATCGTCGATTACATGATGTGGTTGGCTGACAAGGCTTCTGCTATCAAGGACGCAATCATCAGACGCGTTACCTTTAATAAGGCGTCGTCCGCGTGA